The following proteins come from a genomic window of Nocardioides albertanoniae:
- a CDS encoding acyltransferase family protein has protein sequence MPQPPPTQRIAEIHGLRGLALALVVVFHLFGHGRVSGGVDVFLALTGFLVTRSLVRRVAAGELHLADHYGRTFLRLSAPTLVVLAGTAALMVAVMPRSVWGSTLREIAASAAYVLNWEMIRTQLTYGAAGPSASPLQHFWSLAVQGQFLLVWPLVVLAIWWLARRRLPQMLAVVVAVATVASFVLAWRLGAADQQVAYFHTLARFWELGVGALLALGLDRLRPPDAVRPALAWAGLAMVASSGFWLDGAALFPGPWAWWPVGGALLVVLGSGSQARWGPQRPLAMGPLRFVADISFPLYLWHWPLLIAWLSWTHTTSIGLLAALVVLPSSTVLAWLTHRYVEKPAARLDPSFAGLPRLAAAAVAMAVVAGATLAGAVEVEHRDAVAKAAAMRTAEKYAGCIGAAAMDPATEGCQAPDSLLDAQLAYEAPDGSGCWSNKERPVQFKVCTLGPTRGYSRHLLAIGDSHNNQLVPAYREIAEQRGWRIDVAGRAGCHWNARDRVGPPRSSLELCGQWKEKLAAYISTKSEIDAYVVIHSSQVAVETSGDESGGEALSRGLAEAWATRPDPAVPVIAIQDSPIFEGDTTRFARVVQPCIDQAGLAAESTCDRSRRRVVLDDGSAGATRLTPNAHHIDLTDYFCGDKTCSPVVGNLQVYQDGFHISPLFAATLAPYLGDRIAAILR, from the coding sequence ATGCCGCAGCCGCCCCCGACTCAGCGCATCGCCGAGATCCACGGACTGCGGGGGCTGGCGCTGGCGCTCGTGGTGGTCTTCCACCTCTTCGGGCACGGTCGGGTCTCGGGCGGGGTCGACGTCTTCCTCGCGCTGACCGGGTTCTTGGTCACCCGGTCGCTCGTACGCCGCGTCGCGGCCGGAGAGCTGCACCTGGCCGACCACTACGGACGCACCTTCCTGCGCCTCTCGGCGCCCACCCTGGTCGTGCTGGCCGGCACGGCAGCGCTGATGGTGGCGGTCATGCCGCGGTCGGTGTGGGGCTCGACGCTGCGGGAGATCGCTGCGTCGGCGGCGTACGTCCTCAACTGGGAGATGATCCGCACGCAGCTGACCTACGGGGCGGCCGGGCCGAGCGCGAGCCCGCTGCAGCACTTCTGGTCGCTGGCCGTGCAGGGACAGTTCCTGCTGGTGTGGCCGCTGGTCGTGCTGGCGATCTGGTGGCTGGCGCGGCGACGGCTCCCCCAGATGCTGGCGGTCGTCGTGGCGGTGGCGACGGTCGCGTCGTTCGTGCTCGCCTGGCGGCTCGGCGCCGCCGACCAGCAGGTGGCCTACTTCCACACCTTGGCGCGCTTCTGGGAGCTCGGGGTCGGAGCGCTGCTCGCGCTCGGGCTCGACCGTCTGCGTCCGCCCGACGCGGTGCGCCCGGCGCTCGCCTGGGCCGGGCTGGCGATGGTCGCGAGCTCAGGGTTCTGGCTCGACGGCGCCGCGCTGTTCCCCGGGCCGTGGGCGTGGTGGCCGGTCGGCGGCGCGCTGCTCGTCGTGCTCGGCTCGGGATCGCAGGCGCGCTGGGGTCCGCAGCGTCCGCTGGCGATGGGGCCGCTGCGGTTCGTCGCCGACATCTCCTTCCCGCTCTACCTGTGGCACTGGCCCCTGCTGATCGCCTGGCTGAGCTGGACCCACACCACGAGCATCGGACTCCTCGCGGCGCTGGTCGTGCTCCCCAGCTCGACGGTGCTGGCGTGGCTCACGCATCGCTACGTCGAGAAGCCCGCCGCGCGCCTCGACCCGTCCTTCGCCGGACTGCCGCGGCTGGCGGCCGCCGCCGTCGCGATGGCCGTCGTCGCCGGCGCGACCCTCGCCGGCGCCGTCGAGGTGGAGCATCGCGACGCCGTAGCCAAGGCCGCCGCGATGCGCACCGCGGAGAAGTACGCCGGTTGCATCGGCGCCGCCGCGATGGACCCCGCCACCGAGGGCTGCCAGGCACCGGACAGCCTGCTGGACGCCCAGCTCGCCTACGAGGCACCCGACGGGTCGGGCTGCTGGTCCAACAAGGAGCGGCCGGTGCAGTTCAAGGTGTGCACGCTCGGACCGACCCGCGGCTACTCACGCCACCTCCTCGCGATCGGCGACTCCCACAACAACCAGCTCGTGCCCGCCTACCGGGAGATCGCCGAGCAGCGCGGCTGGCGCATCGACGTGGCCGGACGAGCCGGCTGCCACTGGAACGCGCGCGACCGCGTCGGCCCACCCCGGTCGAGCCTGGAGCTGTGCGGGCAGTGGAAGGAGAAGCTCGCGGCGTATATCTCCACGAAGTCGGAGATCGACGCCTACGTCGTCATCCACTCCAGCCAGGTCGCGGTCGAGACCTCCGGTGACGAGAGCGGCGGCGAGGCGCTCAGCCGTGGCCTCGCGGAGGCCTGGGCGACCCGCCCCGACCCGGCGGTGCCGGTGATCGCGATCCAGGACAGCCCCATCTTCGAAGGCGACACGACGCGGTTCGCGCGGGTCGTGCAGCCGTGCATCGACCAGGCGGGGCTCGCGGCGGAGTCGACGTGCGACCGCTCCAGGCGACGGGTCGTGCTCGACGACGGCAGCGCCGGCGCCACCCGGCTGACACCGAACGCCCATCACATCGACCTGACCGACTACTTCTGCGGCGACAAGACGTGCTCGCCGGTCGTCGGCAACCTGCAGGTCTACCAGGACGGGTTCCACATCTCGCCGCTCTTCGCCGCCACCCTCGCGCCCTATCTCGGCGACCGGATCGCAGCGATCCTGCGCTAG
- a CDS encoding D-arabinono-1,4-lactone oxidase: protein MNEPQNEQGWQNWAGNQQVGEIEVVVPRDEAELAAVVVAAAEAGRKVKPVGAGHSFTAIASPVDVQVSLDRISGIVRADSTTGLVTVRGGTRLKRLNRALEALGLSMTNLGDIEEQSIAGAISTGTHGTGARFGGLATQVRGLRLLLADGSVVACSASENPEIFDLARVGLGALGIVVEVTLQTEPLFALRAREGNGELAEVMASFESHASETDHFEFYWFPHTTRVLTKHNTRLPLPETPLAPVPRVRGWVDDELLSNTVFGATVGLGLRAPGLVKPLARVAASALSPREFTDISHRVFTSQRKVRFVESEYAVPRAAGMEVLASLQRAVEASSWNISFPVEVRVAGADDIPLSTGFERENVYIAIHTAPSSPWREEYFAAFERIADEVGGRPHWGKMHTLSAADLAERYPRFGDFVALRDKLDPARTFGNPYLEQVLGS from the coding sequence GTGAACGAGCCGCAGAACGAGCAGGGCTGGCAGAACTGGGCGGGCAACCAGCAGGTCGGTGAGATCGAGGTCGTCGTGCCTCGCGACGAGGCGGAGCTGGCGGCCGTCGTCGTGGCGGCAGCCGAGGCCGGGCGGAAGGTGAAGCCGGTCGGCGCGGGCCACTCGTTCACCGCGATCGCCTCGCCGGTCGACGTGCAGGTCAGCCTCGACCGGATCTCCGGGATCGTCCGCGCCGACTCGACGACCGGGTTGGTGACCGTGCGCGGCGGCACCCGGCTCAAGCGGCTCAACCGGGCGCTGGAGGCGCTCGGGCTGTCGATGACCAACCTCGGCGACATCGAGGAGCAGTCGATCGCCGGGGCGATCTCGACCGGCACCCACGGCACCGGCGCGCGCTTCGGTGGCCTGGCGACCCAGGTACGCGGCCTGCGGCTGCTGCTCGCCGACGGCTCCGTGGTCGCGTGCTCCGCGTCGGAGAACCCCGAGATCTTCGACCTGGCCCGCGTGGGGCTGGGCGCGCTCGGGATCGTCGTCGAGGTGACGCTGCAGACCGAGCCGCTGTTCGCCCTGCGCGCCCGCGAGGGCAACGGCGAGCTCGCCGAGGTGATGGCCTCGTTCGAGTCGCATGCGAGCGAGACCGACCACTTCGAGTTCTACTGGTTCCCGCACACCACCCGGGTGCTGACCAAGCACAACACCCGGCTGCCGCTGCCGGAGACGCCGCTGGCGCCGGTGCCGCGGGTGCGCGGCTGGGTCGACGACGAGCTGCTCTCCAACACCGTCTTCGGGGCGACGGTCGGCCTCGGGCTGCGGGCGCCGGGCCTGGTGAAGCCGTTGGCCCGCGTCGCCGCCTCCGCGCTCTCGCCGCGCGAGTTCACCGACATCTCCCACCGCGTCTTCACCTCGCAGCGGAAGGTGAGGTTCGTGGAGAGCGAGTACGCCGTGCCGCGGGCCGCGGGCATGGAGGTGCTGGCCTCGCTCCAGCGTGCCGTCGAGGCGTCGTCGTGGAACATCTCCTTCCCGGTCGAGGTGCGCGTCGCTGGCGCCGACGACATCCCGCTCTCCACCGGGTTCGAGCGCGAGAACGTCTACATCGCCATCCACACCGCGCCGTCGTCGCCGTGGCGGGAGGAGTACTTCGCCGCCTTCGAACGGATCGCGGACGAGGTCGGTGGCCGACCGCACTGGGGCAAGATGCACACGCTCTCCGCCGCCGACCTGGCCGAGCGCTATCCGAGGTTCGGCGACTTCGTCGCCCTGCGCGACAAGCTCGACCCCGCGCGCACCTTCGGCAACCCCTATCTCGAGCAGGTGCTCGGCTCCTGA
- a CDS encoding amino acid deaminase/aldolase → MVTTSHHLSAQQHDRLDRATAGLDGPVGAVDLAAFDANADDLVRRAAGTPIRVASKSVRCRALLDRVLAREGYEGILAFTLSEALWLAETHYDIVIGYPTAERAALAALAGDEEKLARITLMVDSAEGLSLLKSAIGTPAAPVRVALDLDAALVIARRIWLGPRRSPVRTPEDAVALARLVTEDPDFELVGLMAYEGQVAGLVDRPLGGNPPAPVIRRMKRASVAEITERRGKVVAAVRSLADLEFVNGGGTGSIESTRADPSVTEIAAGSGLYGPTLFDRYDGFTPHPAAYFGLSVVRRPAPGIVTVAGGGWIASGPVGPDRAPSPTYPFGLDYVGTEGAGEVQTPLRGAAADTLAIGDKVWFRHAKAGEVCERLDSLHLVENDAIITVAPTYRGEGKTFM, encoded by the coding sequence GTGGTTACGACATCCCACCATCTCTCCGCTCAGCAGCACGATCGTCTCGACCGGGCGACCGCCGGACTCGACGGCCCTGTCGGGGCGGTCGACCTGGCGGCGTTCGACGCCAACGCCGACGACCTCGTACGCCGGGCCGCGGGCACTCCGATCCGGGTGGCGAGCAAGTCCGTACGCTGCCGTGCGCTGCTCGACCGGGTGCTCGCCCGCGAGGGATACGAGGGGATCCTGGCGTTCACGCTGTCCGAGGCGCTGTGGCTGGCCGAGACCCACTACGACATCGTGATCGGCTACCCGACCGCCGAGCGGGCGGCGCTCGCGGCGCTCGCCGGCGACGAGGAGAAGCTCGCCCGGATCACGCTGATGGTCGACAGCGCCGAGGGGCTGTCGCTGCTCAAGTCGGCGATCGGCACCCCGGCCGCCCCCGTACGTGTCGCCCTCGACCTCGACGCGGCGCTGGTCATCGCCCGGCGCATCTGGCTCGGCCCGCGCCGCTCCCCGGTGCGCACGCCCGAGGATGCCGTCGCCCTGGCCCGGCTGGTCACCGAGGATCCGGACTTCGAGCTGGTCGGTCTGATGGCCTACGAGGGTCAGGTCGCCGGTCTGGTCGACCGCCCGCTCGGCGGCAACCCGCCCGCGCCCGTCATCCGCCGGATGAAGCGGGCCTCGGTCGCCGAGATCACCGAGCGTCGCGGGAAGGTGGTCGCGGCCGTTCGCTCGCTGGCCGACCTCGAGTTCGTCAACGGCGGCGGCACCGGCTCGATCGAGTCCACCCGCGCCGACCCGTCGGTGACCGAGATCGCGGCCGGGTCCGGGCTCTACGGCCCGACCCTCTTCGACCGTTACGACGGCTTCACACCGCACCCGGCGGCCTACTTCGGGCTGAGCGTCGTGCGCCGGCCCGCCCCCGGCATCGTCACCGTCGCCGGCGGCGGCTGGATCGCGTCGGGACCGGTCGGGCCCGACCGCGCGCCGAGCCCGACCTACCCCTTCGGGCTCGACTACGTCGGCACCGAGGGTGCCGGCGAGGTGCAGACCCCGCTGCGCGGGGCGGCGGCCGACACGCTCGCGATCGGTGACAAGGTGTGGTTCCGGCACGCGAAGGCGGGCGAGGTCTGCGAACGCCTCGACTCGCTCCACCTCGTCGAGAACGACGCCATCATCACCGTGGCGCCGACCTACCGGGGCGAGGGCAAGACCTTCATGTGA
- a CDS encoding alanine racemase, with protein sequence MDEQVCWADKGFWEPGEPIDSTTYAASGRHLFDGSFTWPVMVLKSGALDHNVVTLAGFADEHGLLLAPHGKTTMAPSLYQQQLDAGAWAITVASPSQALVARRAGVRRVLVANEILDHSALSWVASERAADPEFLHLHLVDSVEGVEAAAEASALVGVEDRPLSVLIDLGFVGGRTGCRSVEEALELGRVVASTSGVFLAGVAGYEGGLKTVEAAGGYFDDLRRLASTLFTEGLVAADAIVSAGGSAFFDVLAERWSTGWPAEMTPRKVLRSGAYVSHDHGTYTDKTPYNRIEGSLEPALEIWAQVVSAPEPGLVIVGMGKRDAPYDSGQPIPLAVRRNGHDRAEPLEGAVEKMDDQHAYLHTDAGLRPGDLVAFGISHPCTAFDKWRLIPVVDGDYVVTDLVRTYF encoded by the coding sequence ATGGATGAGCAAGTGTGCTGGGCCGACAAGGGCTTCTGGGAGCCCGGAGAGCCCATCGACTCCACCACGTACGCAGCCTCCGGCCGCCACCTCTTCGACGGCTCGTTCACCTGGCCGGTGATGGTGCTCAAGAGCGGCGCGCTGGACCACAACGTCGTGACCCTCGCCGGGTTCGCCGACGAGCACGGTCTGCTGCTCGCTCCGCACGGCAAGACCACGATGGCGCCGTCGCTCTATCAGCAGCAGCTCGACGCCGGCGCCTGGGCGATCACGGTGGCCTCGCCGAGCCAGGCGCTGGTCGCTCGCCGGGCCGGCGTACGCCGTGTCCTGGTCGCCAACGAGATCCTCGACCACAGCGCGCTGAGCTGGGTTGCCTCCGAGCGGGCCGCCGACCCGGAGTTCCTCCACCTGCACCTGGTCGACTCGGTCGAGGGGGTCGAGGCTGCCGCCGAGGCCTCCGCCCTGGTGGGCGTCGAGGACCGGCCGCTGTCGGTGCTGATCGACCTGGGCTTCGTGGGCGGACGCACGGGATGCCGGTCGGTCGAGGAGGCGCTCGAGCTCGGTCGGGTCGTGGCCTCCACGTCCGGGGTGTTCCTGGCGGGTGTGGCCGGATACGAGGGCGGGCTGAAGACGGTCGAGGCCGCCGGTGGCTATTTCGACGACCTCAGACGGCTCGCCTCGACGCTGTTCACCGAGGGCCTGGTCGCCGCCGACGCGATCGTCTCCGCGGGCGGCAGCGCCTTCTTCGACGTACTGGCCGAGCGTTGGTCGACGGGCTGGCCGGCCGAGATGACCCCTCGCAAGGTGCTGCGCAGCGGGGCGTACGTCTCCCACGACCACGGCACCTACACCGACAAGACGCCCTACAACCGCATCGAGGGCAGCCTCGAGCCAGCTCTCGAGATCTGGGCCCAGGTGGTCTCGGCGCCCGAGCCCGGGCTGGTGATCGTCGGGATGGGCAAGCGTGACGCGCCCTACGACAGCGGCCAGCCGATCCCGTTGGCGGTGCGCCGTAACGGCCACGACCGCGCCGAGCCGCTCGAGGGAGCGGTCGAGAAGATGGACGACCAGCACGCCTATCTGCACACCGACGCCGGCCTGCGCCCCGGCGACCTGGTCGCCTTCGGCATCTCGCACCCGTGCACGGCGTTCGACAAGTGGCGGCTGATCCCCGTCGTCGACGGCGACTATGTGGTGACCGACCTGGTGCGCACCTACTTCTGA
- a CDS encoding endonuclease/exonuclease/phosphatase family protein, protein MSPNALFSGPASAKLLRAVVPAVALCGIVAVASSLLAPTTATAGPTIKVAQADPVRPGFQRFAWLNAWADHHTAPGGSAAGRLDGVPRMRIVVGHLRRTLVDFGVLAEVEAPQRATFERYGREYALISTPDATDDAVFYRRSVFRLVSRDPVTMYYRHGARVTAPVVVLEERATGRRVGVLPVHFPASIPSAPNQKKWRQIDAQIVKSIVARSEVPMIVAGDFNQRNDILCDLTSPETGLISPLATHETCNTFGRAPIDQTFLDPSLRPDRYRAYSGPSARRATDHGAFYQVRMQIPAGGQPLPRTAQK, encoded by the coding sequence GTGTCCCCCAACGCACTCTTCTCGGGTCCCGCGTCGGCGAAGCTGCTGCGCGCGGTCGTGCCCGCGGTCGCACTGTGCGGCATCGTCGCCGTCGCCTCGAGCCTCCTCGCCCCGACGACCGCCACCGCCGGCCCGACGATCAAGGTCGCCCAGGCCGACCCCGTCCGTCCCGGCTTCCAGCGGTTCGCCTGGCTCAACGCCTGGGCCGACCACCACACGGCGCCCGGCGGCTCTGCCGCCGGCAGGCTCGACGGGGTGCCGCGGATGCGGATCGTGGTCGGTCATCTGCGGCGTACGCTCGTCGACTTCGGTGTGCTCGCCGAGGTGGAGGCACCGCAACGGGCCACCTTCGAGCGATACGGCCGCGAGTACGCGTTGATCTCCACGCCCGACGCCACCGACGACGCGGTCTTCTACCGCCGCTCGGTGTTTCGGCTGGTCAGCAGGGACCCCGTGACCATGTACTACCGGCACGGCGCCCGGGTCACGGCCCCGGTCGTGGTGCTGGAGGAGCGTGCCACCGGGCGACGGGTCGGGGTGCTCCCCGTGCACTTCCCGGCGTCGATCCCCTCGGCTCCCAACCAGAAGAAGTGGCGGCAGATCGACGCGCAGATCGTCAAGAGCATCGTCGCGCGATCCGAGGTGCCGATGATCGTCGCGGGCGACTTCAACCAGCGCAACGACATCCTGTGCGACCTCACCTCGCCCGAGACCGGGCTGATCAGCCCGCTCGCCACGCACGAGACGTGCAACACCTTCGGGCGGGCACCGATCGACCAGACCTTCCTCGACCCCTCGCTGCGCCCGGACCGCTACCGCGCCTACTCCGGCCCGTCGGCGCGGCGAGCCACCGACCACGGCGCGTTCTACCAGGTCAGGATGCAGATTCCCGCCGGCGGCCAACCGCTTCCGAGGACTGCTCAGAAGTAG
- a CDS encoding carboxymuconolactone decarboxylase family protein: protein MLANVNVTKLFPAAYKAQMAVEEAVEEAITAAGLDRLAVDLVKLRASQLNGCAFCLRMHTQDAIKNGETAERLAVVAAWWESQYFTPEEQAALTIAEQITRIGDLHTAASPGVDVESILDDKQIAALTWVAISINAWNRIAIASHYPVAP, encoded by the coding sequence ATGCTCGCCAACGTCAACGTCACCAAGCTCTTCCCCGCCGCCTACAAGGCCCAGATGGCGGTCGAGGAGGCTGTCGAGGAGGCCATCACCGCTGCGGGTCTCGACCGGCTCGCCGTCGACCTCGTGAAGCTGCGCGCCTCTCAGCTCAACGGCTGCGCCTTCTGCCTGCGCATGCACACCCAGGACGCCATCAAGAACGGTGAGACGGCCGAGCGGCTCGCCGTCGTCGCCGCCTGGTGGGAGTCGCAGTACTTCACGCCCGAGGAGCAGGCCGCGCTCACCATCGCCGAGCAGATCACCCGCATCGGCGACCTGCACACCGCCGCCTCCCCCGGCGTCGATGTCGAGAGCATCCTCGACGACAAGCAGATCGCCGCCCTCACCTGGGTCGCGATCTCGATCAACGCCTGGAACCGGATCGCGATCGCCAGCCACTACCCCGTCGCGCCGTGA
- the sigJ gene encoding RNA polymerase sigma factor SigJ, whose protein sequence is MDDLDEVIVERRRLIALAYRLLGTVEEAEDAVQETYVRWYRLTDAERSAIDNPAGWLSRVTSRICLDALKSARVRREQYVGPWLPEPTRPGFLAAPGSPAGATEPTDPADRVTLDDTVSTALLVVLDAMTPAERVAFVLHDVFAVPFGDVATVVGRSPAAVRQLATSARRRVADQRLGIAALPEHDDVVRAFVSATAGGDLGRLVTLLDPSVTLRSDGGGRVSAALNPIEGPQKVARFLVGVLRKRPTWAIRTEPTADGLGFTLVEDATHHGVANLRVVDGRVTDVWIVLNPDKLGGWR, encoded by the coding sequence ATGGACGACCTGGATGAGGTGATCGTCGAGCGGCGCCGCCTGATCGCGCTGGCCTACCGTCTCCTCGGCACGGTCGAGGAGGCCGAGGACGCGGTCCAGGAGACGTACGTCCGGTGGTATCGCCTCACCGATGCCGAGCGGTCCGCGATCGATAATCCCGCCGGCTGGCTCAGCCGCGTCACGAGCCGGATCTGTCTCGACGCGCTCAAGTCCGCACGCGTGCGGAGGGAGCAGTACGTCGGTCCGTGGCTGCCCGAGCCGACCCGACCCGGCTTCCTGGCGGCTCCCGGCAGCCCCGCGGGGGCGACGGAGCCGACCGACCCCGCCGACCGCGTGACCCTGGACGACACGGTCAGCACGGCTCTCCTCGTCGTGCTGGATGCGATGACGCCTGCCGAGCGGGTCGCGTTCGTGCTCCATGACGTCTTCGCCGTGCCGTTCGGCGACGTCGCCACGGTCGTGGGCCGCAGCCCGGCCGCGGTCCGCCAGCTCGCGACCTCGGCCAGGCGGCGGGTGGCCGACCAGCGTCTCGGCATCGCGGCGCTGCCGGAGCACGACGATGTCGTGCGTGCCTTCGTCTCGGCGACCGCCGGCGGTGACCTCGGCCGGCTGGTGACGCTGCTGGACCCTTCGGTCACGCTGCGCTCCGACGGCGGTGGGCGGGTCAGCGCGGCCCTCAACCCGATCGAAGGGCCGCAGAAGGTGGCGCGGTTCCTGGTCGGCGTGCTCAGGAAGCGGCCGACGTGGGCGATCCGCACCGAGCCCACCGCCGACGGCCTCGGGTTCACGTTGGTCGAGGACGCCACTCACCACGGCGTCGCCAACCTCCGGGTCGTCGACGGCCGCGTCACCGACGTCTGGATCGTCCTCAACCCGGACAAGCTCGGCGGCTGGCGCTAG
- a CDS encoding maleylpyruvate isomerase family mycothiol-dependent enzyme — MTTNNPMRTFDDSRRWATDGTAMLTTAIEQLDASGIAAGSQLPGWTRKHVVGHVAANADALGNLISWAETGIEKRMYASTEQRNADIERAATLPADELLTWYARGATALEGAFDRLTPQQWQHEVITAQGVTRQASDVPWMRAREVFVHAVDLGTGLGFADLPDDFLTALADEIRVKRGLSEDDLRAVSGSLPDVTAWLAGRPHGIADAPELGPWL, encoded by the coding sequence ATGACCACGAACAACCCGATGCGTACGTTCGACGACAGCCGCCGCTGGGCCACCGACGGCACCGCGATGCTGACCACGGCCATCGAGCAGCTCGACGCCTCCGGCATCGCAGCCGGCTCGCAGCTGCCCGGCTGGACGCGCAAGCACGTCGTCGGCCACGTCGCCGCCAACGCCGATGCCCTCGGCAACCTGATCTCCTGGGCCGAGACCGGGATCGAGAAGCGGATGTACGCCTCCACCGAGCAGCGCAACGCCGACATCGAGCGGGCCGCGACGCTCCCGGCCGACGAGCTGCTGACCTGGTACGCCCGCGGCGCCACCGCGCTCGAGGGCGCCTTCGACCGGCTCACCCCGCAGCAGTGGCAGCACGAGGTGATCACCGCGCAGGGCGTCACCCGGCAGGCGAGCGACGTGCCGTGGATGCGCGCACGTGAGGTGTTCGTGCACGCCGTCGACCTCGGCACCGGTCTCGGCTTCGCCGACCTGCCCGACGACTTCCTGACCGCCCTCGCCGACGAGATCCGCGTGAAGCGTGGCCTCTCCGAGGACGACCTGCGCGCCGTGTCCGGGTCGCTCCCCGACGTCACCGCCTGGCTCGCCGGGCGTCCGCACGGCATCGCGGACGCACCCGAGCTCGGGCCTTGGTTGTGA
- a CDS encoding IclR family transcriptional regulator, protein MDKPLKTRPPYAITSVDHALQLAAILQLEGRLTVSEAAVRLDVARSTAHRLLAMLVYRDFAVQDDDKGYRAGPVLELAAHSRSTAARLRQVALPHLQRLVDLLGESANVAVRTGDTCRFIASIESPQSLKVGSREGMVFPAHRTTAGLLLLAQISEPEIASIYSKERYADHPGDRPDLDTLRTELDRVRRNGFAFNDGRSERGVFAIGVPVHGAGGDVVAGMSVSMPSVRFDKESLPALVASLTSAASAMERDLAGHH, encoded by the coding sequence ATGGACAAGCCGCTCAAGACCCGGCCCCCGTACGCGATCACCAGCGTCGACCACGCGCTCCAGCTGGCGGCGATCCTTCAGCTCGAAGGCCGGCTCACGGTCTCGGAGGCGGCTGTGCGGCTCGATGTCGCCCGCTCGACCGCCCATCGCCTGCTCGCGATGCTCGTCTACCGCGACTTCGCGGTGCAGGACGACGACAAGGGCTATCGAGCCGGGCCGGTGCTGGAGCTCGCCGCCCACTCGCGTTCGACCGCCGCCCGGCTGCGCCAGGTCGCGCTGCCCCACCTGCAACGACTGGTCGACCTGCTCGGTGAGTCGGCCAACGTCGCCGTGCGCACGGGCGACACCTGCCGGTTCATCGCCTCCATCGAGTCGCCGCAGTCGCTCAAGGTCGGCTCCCGGGAGGGCATGGTCTTCCCGGCCCACCGCACCACCGCCGGTCTCCTGCTCCTCGCCCAGATCTCCGAGCCCGAGATCGCCTCGATCTACAGCAAGGAGCGGTACGCCGACCACCCCGGCGACCGCCCGGACCTCGACACGCTGCGCACCGAGCTGGATCGAGTACGCCGCAACGGCTTCGCCTTCAACGACGGCCGCTCCGAGCGCGGTGTCTTCGCCATCGGTGTGCCCGTCCACGGCGCCGGGGGAGACGTCGTCGCCGGGATGTCGGTCTCCATGCCCAGCGTGCGTTTCGACAAGGAGTCGCTGCCGGCCCTGGTCGCCAGCCTGACCTCTGCCGCCTCGGCCATGGAGCGCGACCTGGCCGGGCACCACTAG
- a CDS encoding S1 family peptidase: MKFNSSILRPRAVAAAAAGLGLAASAAIALPAAAADAEFSKSEVASVKSAVAESAPVGSSWYTDPATNKVVMTVDETVSDSEISRVKGAAAEKTSQGDQAVTVKHVKGEFTPLIGAGDAIYGGGSRCSLGFNVKVGGADAFLTAGHCGNAVSDWYADSGNSEFLGSTDGSSFPGDDYALVRYDSSVSKEGGFTAGEASVGQSVTRDGSTTGVHTGTVTALDATVRYAEGTVSGLIQTDVCAEPGDSGGALYSGSTALGLTSGGSGDCTSGGQTFFQPVTEALSAYGATIY, from the coding sequence ATGAAGTTCAACAGCTCCATCCTCCGTCCCCGCGCCGTTGCTGCCGCCGCGGCCGGTCTCGGTCTGGCCGCATCCGCAGCCATCGCCCTGCCTGCTGCCGCCGCCGACGCCGAGTTCAGCAAGTCGGAGGTCGCTTCGGTCAAGTCGGCCGTGGCCGAGTCCGCACCCGTCGGCTCGTCCTGGTACACCGACCCGGCCACCAACAAGGTGGTCATGACCGTCGACGAGACCGTCTCCGACTCGGAGATCTCCCGGGTCAAGGGTGCTGCCGCCGAGAAGACCAGCCAGGGCGACCAGGCCGTGACCGTCAAGCACGTCAAGGGCGAGTTCACCCCGCTCATCGGTGCCGGCGACGCGATCTACGGCGGCGGCTCGCGCTGCTCGCTCGGCTTCAACGTCAAGGTCGGCGGCGCCGACGCCTTCCTGACCGCCGGCCACTGCGGCAACGCCGTCTCGGACTGGTACGCCGACTCCGGTAACAGCGAGTTCCTCGGCTCCACCGACGGCTCGAGCTTCCCGGGTGACGACTACGCACTCGTCCGCTACGACTCCAGCGTCTCCAAGGAGGGCGGCTTCACCGCCGGCGAGGCCTCCGTCGGCCAGAGCGTCACCCGCGACGGCTCCACCACCGGCGTCCACACCGGCACCGTGACCGCTCTCGACGCGACCGTCCGTTACGCCGAGGGCACCGTCAGCGGCCTGATCCAGACCGACGTGTGCGCCGAGCCCGGTGACTCCGGCGGCGCCCTCTACTCCGGCTCCACCGCGCTGGGCCTGACCTCGGGCGGCAGCGGCGACTGCACCTCCGGTGGCCAGACCTTCTTCCAGCCGGTCACCGAGGCGCTCAGCGCCTACGGCGCCACGATCTACTGA